In Cryptococcus neoformans var. neoformans B-3501A chromosome 11, whole genome shotgun sequence, the genomic window TAAAGTTTTAGTTCTTGGTCATTGATCGTGTCGCTCGTGCTTAGATGTGTATCTAGAAATGTGTGCGTAATACTTGACATGTTGACATGCTTGACTGGCGTATACAGGCTACAGGAGTAATAGAGGCAATTACGATAAGGGAGTTTTGTGGTGCTTGCCGGgcctcctcccctcccaAGTTCTTCTCTTTTGACGCACAGTTTTTAGTGTTGTGGGCTCCAATGAAATCTTGGCAGGATTGTGTTATGTTTTGGTGGTTCGTCACGATTATTTGGCGGACCCCAatacagcagcagcagcggcatCTCGACTTCCCTTTTTGAATTTTTCTACGTTCCTCGCATCGTATGCTGTACGTCATCTGTATGCTCACTCTTGGGTTTCATTGCCCCATCATCTCGTATCCGACATCATGAGGACTGTACGACGACGTATATATGAGCAAAGATTGGGTTAATAGTGCCTGGAAATTTCTTACTTCATATCCACTGCACAGAATAGGACAGCCAAAGCTCGAATGTGCTTGTAGCGCGCACGGAACCGCTAATAACTAGCACTTCTTGTAATTTATTTCAagcacttcttcctcttctagAATGCTTGACGACGCATAAGCGGGAAGCAACGCCTTCAAAACACGCACGGGACAGTGCGCCAGACCTAAATACATAGAATTTTCAGGGACACTACCAGCACCCGGCATCCGCTATCCCTGGGATCCCTTCTTTTGTACCTAATAAATATCGTCAAAGCATCAAAAATCAAAGACCGAAGACCGAAGTCCGAACCCTTCGTCTGCAGCAAAGGGAGCATTGCAGACTGGTGCGagccttctttccacaCTTCCTTCACGCAGTTGAATTAACATCTTTTATCGACGATACTATATTCTCCCCGTCCATCTCCATGCAAACATGCCAAAGCCATCGCGTATTAGTTCAACATGCTCGGTTCAACCTTCAGGCCGAATCATTGCTATCTCGTCGGCAGATGGACGCGATTGTCTGTGTCGaccatcttccaaacaAACATCAACCATTCCTCTCTCAATTTGATCTAAATGAGTCTTACGAGATATCAGATCAAATGATAGTCCCTAAAGTCGCCGATACGCGTAAAAATGGCGCACTAGGCGAAGCATGGGTAACAAGATTACAAGGGCGACGCGATCGTCGACGAAGTGTCTTACACAGAGTACCTCATGCACTACTTTGAGATGTTCGCCTCTTTCCGCCGGGGATTCGCTCAGAATACATATTTTTCCCATGTGAATATGTTCAAAAGATGACGAAGGGAAACAAGGAAGAGTGGTAGTATCAGCTCTAAGCCGTTGCTGCTTATAGGGATACTGCCTCATTTAACACATCCACCTTATCCGCAGTGAGTTTCCTCTTATCCCGTCTTATGCTGTGAACTTACAAAGCGCAGACCCACTTGTTCAAACTACAAGCGTCatccttccgcttctttTGTGCCCACGTCTGTGAAACTAGGATGGACTACATCTGACGGTATACTCATTCATCATTAAAAGTGCCCTTACCCCGATCCTCAACGTTGTTCAAATGGCTTACCCTAAGTGGAGATGAGAAATGGCTGGGATTTTTCGGAATACCTTGTACGAGAAGGTCTCTGTGGGATCATGTGGTATTTGGTGGTGATCTACGAGATAAGCTAATGTCAACGTCGACTCGGTTTCTCCATTATTAAAGAATTTTCCTGCCAGATGGCGGTTGACGACGATAGGTGGGGGGGGGGCGACGCTGTTTTGGTACTGGAAGCAACCGATGAGGCCTTTGCGGAATATGTGAAGGACCATGGCGTGAACAACTCATGGACAATTCATCGATGAACTGGACCAAATGTCGAAGTTCTGGACTATGTAGCCAGTAGTTGATGCATTCTTTCCGGTAGTACAATGTGATCGGTGTTTCAATTGTAATTGTTGGCGATACAATTTTGTTTTGAAACTGAAACTGGACTGAACTGGGTAAGAGACCGGTGGGTACAGCTGTAAGAGGCCGGTGGGTACAGCTGAAACCTATGAATGGGACACTACGCCGTTTACTATGCGAGCGGGCGGATTGATGGTTTCTTTCTTTGGCGAATTGTAACCTTCTGCTCTCTCGGCCCTCTCAGCATCTCTCATCGGCGCGATATCTCGAACATTTGTGTCCATTGCATGATCCATGAATGTGGTGGAAGTGCGATATGCTGTAAGACTTGGTAACGTACTTTCCAATAATATTATTATGTAAAAAGAGCGTACGCGGTTCGTAGGCGATGGGGCGGCGGCGTAGTACGGAGTAGAAGGGTGTGACATGTAATAACATAGACCATATAGATTACTACTCATTGCAAGTCATCATGGAAACATTTGCGAAGACTGACATGTGAGGGGAATACATCGATTGGCATGAGACTTGAATCACAAAAAATGAgtctttccatcttcatctaGAAACAAGATGAAGTGATGAGTGTCACAAGCGAACAAGCAAATGATTAAAGACGAGATATTCCCGGCAGGTTGGTCGTCGTCAACCGGGATCGATCCGTCGTTAATTGAGAGCTGATGACTAACTGCTTTGCGCTTGCCGgaaccttccttcttcgctttccgTTGGGATAGTCGGGGGTTAAACCTCATGGGATCTTGATCCATCCAGGCAACATGGTGTTACTtgacttccttcttttcacTCTATTACCGCCAAAAGCGCGCACTCATTGCCCTGCGCTCGAAGCACTGCGAATTTTTGATGTTCAAGCTGTTTTGTTTGTTCGAAATCTTGCGCCACATGCTGGAGCAGTGATTGAGTTCAGAGCTAAGGAAAAGACAAGGATTTTGTTGCCTTTGCGGCCCCACTGATCTTCAACATTTATTCAACCAAGCCAAAACGTCTAACGTGTGACGACCGCCTATGGCCGCAACAGTGCACTATGAGGATAGAAGGTCGAGCCGAAAGCTTTTTCCGACCAGGGGAGGTTGCCGGCCGTCATAATAGTAACAAGTATGAGTAAGGCCAAGTAGGGTGTAGTTTATTTCTGTTCACCTGTCTTCTGCAGCGGATGTTGATCATCATAAAGGCGAGAATGTAGCAAAGGGCAGGGGCTTCCTACAGCATGGTTATATCAGAATGAATAAGGATTGGTTATATACGCCAAAGGCAAAAATCATTTGCAGGAAGGGATAGGAGAGATGGGATAAGAAAGTGCCACATCAGTTATTTTCCGCAGAATTCCGCATTTCTTCGAGATTTCGATTTCACCAAGGACAATAAGAAACGTCAAGAAACGCCCCTTCGCGACTTGTAAACACATTATTTGACCCAAAGCTTACAAAATGGCCGACTCAAAGCAGTGAGTTAATATTCTTTCGTTGACGGAGTATGAACAAACAAATTTTGCTGCTTGGAAACACGTATACTAACGAGAAACCGCCCATACAGATCCAACCGCGACTGGGCTGCCGATGATGTGGATGGTGCGTTCCTTTCCAGCTTTCAAAGTCTGCCTGCCTCTTACAAAAATGATTGATTAGCCGATGAGCTTCCCCCAACTACCGAATCTACCGATGCCAACGGTATCACAACTATAGTTAGCTGGAAGTACAACGCGGATGATCAAAAGGTCAAGGTGACCAGGAGAGTGAGGAGACGGTTGCAGGTCTCCACTGTGACTCAGACAATGGCGGAGAGGAAGCAATGGCCAAAGTGGGTGTTTATATGGAAGGTATAGGAACATTAATTCTTAATTTGGACATTGCAGATTCGGTCTCGACAAAGGAAAGCCTCCTGGACCCGACAGAAAGACTACCATTATCGGAGAGAACCTTCATTTCAAGATCGCCCCCATCAGCAAGGTATGTGCCGTAAGCGTGATAATGATTTTGGTCTGACCATGCCGTAGATCCAACGTGTTGAACCTGAACCTGAAACAGCTGTCAAGGCTCCCACCGGAAAGGCGGTTGTCTGTCGACTCTGTAGTGGTCAACATTACACTGCGAGATGTCCTTTCAGGGAACAGCTTGCTGCTATCGACAATCTCAATGCAGACggagcagaggaagagcaggtTGTTGTTTCTGGAACTCTGGCCGCCAAGGGTGCTGGTGAGACAGGTGGCAAATATGTCCCTCCGTGAGTAGTGTGAAGGCTGGCCCAGTAGTATTTTGTCTTATGCTGTGATAGATCTCAACGCGCAGGGGCCACTGGTGCTGGCGACTCAATGTTCCGAGCTCGAGACGAGCTTCCTACCCTTCGTGTCACCTCCCTTTCCATCGatgccgaagaagacgatcTTCGGGCTTTGTT contains:
- a CDS encoding hypothetical protein (HMMPfam hit to RRM_1, RNA recognition motif. (a.k.a. RRM, RBD, or RNP domain), score: 67.6, E(): 3.2e-17) — its product is MADSKQSNRDWAADDVDADELPPTTESTDANGITTIVSWKYNADDQKVKVTRRVRRRLQVSTVTQTMAERKQWPKFGLDKGKPPGPDRKTTIIGENLHFKIAPISKIQRVEPEPETAVKAPTGKAVVCRLCSGQHYTARCPFREQLAAIDNLNADGAEEEQVVVSGTLAAKGAGETGGKYVPPSQRAGATGAGDSMFRARDELPTLRVTSLSIDAEEDDLRALFQPFAKNGKLGRANIVRDRNTRVSKGLAFVSFESKRDAEAAMAHLNGRGYDSLILEVAWSQPRGERT